Below is a genomic region from Phalacrocorax carbo chromosome 10, bPhaCar2.1, whole genome shotgun sequence.
CAGCAAAAGCATAAGcatttaatgtttaatttttacaataaattccttgaaaaagaataattaggTTTTCCTTTatagggaaaatattttctaacctGTAAAGAATATTCTGTGTGTAGGCTCCTGgagaaaaatctatttcagCCAGTTGCAAATGACAGAAAATGCCTACCTCAGAGCCAAATATTCTAAAAACATGAATGAGGCCTCATTAGATGAGGCTAAAAGATGGCTTATAATAAATTTACAAATTATGGaacacattttttcagtttccgATGTCTCTTCATACCCACAGATAAATATcagtatttctggttttgctctttttcttagAGAGGAAGTTTgttcttatttaaatatatatatatatatatataaaatctctccAGGAGCCTGGAGAACAAAGTTATGCATTAATTCAAACAATTTCACTTCAGGAGTCTTATCTTGATAACTATCAGCTCCAACAGGTCTTTGTTTTTACTAAAGGTGTGAAAAAGAATGTAGTCTATGATATAATGATGCAAGATAATTGTAATAGCAGGACTACAGATGTCAATCTCTTAAGATTCATCAGCTAATGTGATTATGAACTAGTATCTTGATAAATCTAATAATGAATCAAAATGTATATAGGATTTGAGGTAAACATAgtagattttatttattataaaattgGTTCTGTGGGAAATTGCAAAATGTGAGAATTTTTAGGACATTTCAAAGAAATTGGCCCTAGTCTTATTAGCTAACTAACATAACTGAGGTTTAAAAACATCCCCTAAATCAGTCAGAGACTTTTCTCTGTAGATAATGGGTTGATTGGGCTAAAatccaaacaacaaaccaggcCAAAGACACAGTAAAAAATTCGCAGAGTAAGAGTaataaagaataacaaaatgttgatgttttagaaataatataAGTTTTACATAAGTTATTTAAATATTGGTTTTCTTCTCACAGGGAGTCCTCCTCAGCTCTTTATATTATCAGTAACAAAAGTTTATTAATACGATGCACAAGAACTGTAAGTAGTTTTCAGAAAAGACTTGTCATTACACAAATGGGCAGATTAATGACTTAGTCATGgtttcttgcatttttctcttccctcgCCATGATAAAAACTtgtcaaaaaataattaaaatttttaaaaattagttgtCAAAAGCATAtcttaaagataaaattaatattgGTGATCCCAATAATAATGAATGATCCAAATAATAATCCCAccccagtgatttttttctgctgcactACCATACAATTAACCTGCATTTCATATAGTGTTAATATGATGAAGTAAATTGGTCTgttgttcctttttaaaacatgcaagTAAATGTCTTTCCTGGAAGGTTGATAATGGGCTGTAGTGACCATCTCATATAATCTATCTGCTTGAAAGTAGCCAATAATTTGTGTTTGTTTACAATTTTATATGGAATGAAACTCCTTAAGTTACTCAAAATGTGTATTACATACATATCTATAACAGAAGTTTtaacatgtttaaaattaaaagcaagccTTCCGTGTTGAATACTGAAACGTATTAGCATGTACTCCCCTGAATATCATTTTCCCAGACTATTATTCCCCACTTAAAAATTACATATCATATCTAATTCTTAGCTAATTCTTAAACAAAGTTTATTTATCCTGTTCCTGTACAAGttctttcttgtgtttttaTGAATACTTTTCTAACATTACTCtgttttgcaatgaaaaattacacaaaaatgAATTGCAAGATTTAGGCCTAAGTTCTGCTCTTCTAAGGTAACAAATGACAGCCCTCTGCTGGTTAATAAATATATAAGCACAAGAAGTACATGTCACATCAATTTTACATTAATACTTTATTTGgccaaagtaaaaaaatatgaaaataaatatagtacaaaataaaatcaggctACAGAGatgcctgaaatattttattttgaccattaaaaaatgtattattttgaaTTTGTGTAGGAAACAGTAGGTCAAGGAAATCGCTGGTTCCTAAATTATATAGACAATGCTATAGAATACTGTAATTCTTCTAAGAATTAGCCTTAGTGGACTACAGCTTCTCATACAGTATTCAAGAATAGTAACAAAAGTTAATGATAATTGTCACGTTACTGTGTAAGACTTTATTTTGGTAGTAAAATTACTTACaggccacaaaaataaaatgttgtcCAAgtaaaaagatgctttttctgacatttttatgGTCTGAAGtaagttttaaatgaaaacatcaaAGAGCACGTGAGTAACTACTTAGCAGCCagctaaaaatgaaaaccaaagcatGGTATTTGGTACAGCAGTTGGCAATATGATCcaatttgcaaagaaaaaattgttcagGTATCAGCATAAAATTTCAGAAGTATGACACATGTGAGAAAATCAAGAATAGTTCccatattttattaattcttgCCAGTTTTTAGGCTTTTTTCCTACCTTGCCTGAGTCGCtgtactgcattttaaaaagcaaatatatatctataataAACTAGTTTGAAATTTTCCTGTATTAATTAAAAGATTCTATAGCATAATCCTGACCACGTGGCAAATTTACAAATCACACATTGTAAAGTGCATGCATCTTAATTAATAGTGTCAACTTGAATAAGTATTGAGTAAAAGAACACATTAGCAGCtgtatatttcatttttacttacataaaaaaaaacaaaaaccaaaagaaacccCACTGCAACTGCCAACATCTGACAATGTGAAACAAAGAACTGAAAGTATTTATTTGAATGTATTAGACAGTTGACTCAATGCCCTGATAATGGCATTTTACCAAAAGAAGATGACTTTGGGGGAAATAATAGGAATTAATAGCCAGTGTAAATGAAAGAGGTTTGGAAGATCCTCCACACTTCCCCATTATGGAAAAAGCTGGCTGTCCCTCTGCCCAGTAACCCTGCAAAAATAAAGGTGTCAGTCTTCGCTTTCTCAGGTGTGATTTTGACCCTGTTGAAGTGGCATCCATATCCCCTGCAGTAGGCGCAGAAAAACTGCTTATTTTAAGAGAGGCTGGAGACAAGTTCACCCACCCTTCACCAAGCTGAATTGTAGGGTAACTCTGAGGAGCATCCttcattttcagctgcttctgaaagcaGGTCTGAAGAATCTCTCACCTCTGTGGGAACAAACAGCCTCTTCTGCACCGACTGAGGTAGGGACACTAAAAAATGGGGCACCAGGAAAACACTGAGGTACTGATGCCTGCGTGAGGAATGCAAGCTGAAGTTCAGtcaagtttggttttgttgctgaaCAACTGCAAGTAGTTAGTAACAAACAACgaataatttataataaaaaaggaaaagacccCCTATCTCATATTTACACTCAGCACACGCACAAGGAGGACAGAGGGCCTCAGCTTGCCTCAGTACGAGCACCTGTGGGGAGCTTGCAGGGCAGATGAATCCCTTCCCACCTCATTTTTCACGCTGCTAGCTGTCGGGACCCTCCTCTCCTGCCGCCGGAGCTTCCCCTGACGCACCTCACGCACGGGGCGGGAAAGCTCGGCGCGCCGAGCGCTCGAGGGCTGCACCGCCTGAGCCCGGCAGGGGGGGACGCCGAGGCGGCACCCACCTcagcggcgggcgggcgcgaCGGCTGGCGCGCATGCGCCGCTCCGCGGGCGGCGGGTCCCGGCGGCCATGGCGGCGCTACTGGAGTATGAGAGCCAGATCTTCCTGGACCTCTTCCACCAGGACGGGCTGGTGATCTGCGCCCGCGGGCTCGGCATTGACCGCCTGCTGCTGCGCTTCCTCCGCCTCTACTGCGAGCCCGCCAGCCTGGTGCTGGTGCTGAACACCGGCCCTGCCGAGGAGGTGAGGGAGCGCCTGTCAGTGGCGTCGCGCCtgccccgccccttccccctcGCCGCCCTCGCTTCAATTTCGGCGGGCGCAGGGGTGGCCCTGCCCGGTGGCCCAGCCGGGGCCGGCGGCCTGGCCCGGCCCTGCCGGTGTCCTtgcccggcggcggggctcctcgggccgggggcggccggccggccggggGGATGTGCGGGCcaccggcggcgcggggcgcgcTCCCGGGCCTGGGGCGTGCTGGGGGGAAGTTGTCAGGGCAGAGGCCTTCAGGGCCCGATCGAGGTCCCAGTTTCCACTCATGCAGCACGGCGAGGTCCCAGCAATAACAACTAGCTAAAATAAGCTTATATACATAACTTGCGTATAGCAGAAATCGTAAGCAGCCAGTGAATGGAAAGCAGTGAAGCTTATTGAAGGGTTTGTCCctgcttgaagaaaaaaaaaatgccactcTCCTTTCCCTGGAACCAGGGAGATGTCCCACCGTCAGGGAGGTGATGTTCTGGGGACTTTTTTGTAGTGGCCATAGATGAATAGGTATCACAGATGTAGTTTATAAGATTAAGCTTGACATATATGACTGACCTTCTGTAGTTGTCTTTGATAGCAGGTGGGTGGACTAAATATTATCTCTTCCCAATTCTCTGTTCTTAAGTCAGTGTTAAAATGCCTATTCTCTGAAAAAGGGCTATTAAAATGCAAGAAGATGTAAGGTCCTTTGAGCATCAGTTGCTCATATTTGCTTAAGTATTGTATAGATACTACTGAAAATACATAGGTCTTTAAATCACTTGGATGAGTTTGAAACTGAACAAAGTATAcctaagaagaaaaacaatcatGATATTTCTGACTTCCTTAAGTAGTATGTTACACTATCATGCTTTCAATTTGTTATGGACAGCTCCTCAAAATTAAAAGAGCATGTATAATGAAGGGGGTTTTTCCATCCATTTCATTAGTTACCACAATGATGTCTTGTGTTTTCATTGTATTTGATTTAGGAGTATTTTATTGATCAGCTGAGGTCAGATGGAGTTGTTCATCTTCCTCGGCGTGTTACCAATGAAATTACAAATAATACTCGATATGAATTTTACACACAAGGAGGAGTCATCTTTGCAACTAGTCGAATCCTTGTGGTAGATTTCCTTACTGACAGAATTCCTGCAAACCTCATTACCGGTAAGAGTTTAATGAACTAAAGGTAAGACTGTTCTGTTTAGAAATACATAAAGCTTAATTCTGTATGAAGAGTCCTACTCACTGGTATTGAAGAATTATTCCTGTTGTCACACTAAGACTGAGGTAGAAGGAGAAAATATGtagttctttcattttttaaatggttttctttgctCCAGATGTGGTTCCCTTATTTAATCGTACAATTTGAAAACAtgcatgttatttttagataaCTGGACTGTGCATTTGTATGGCTTTCTGATATCAATAAGTGGCTGAAAACAAATCAGCAATTAAACTATGCAATTGAcataagaaatgtaaaattcaaACTGGCTTTCAAGGAAGAATAATTGATTGCATTTGATAAAATACCCTCCTGTGGTCTATGGGGCACTGGCCTATgattaaaactgattttaagcGTCATGTTTTATCAGCCATGCacactacctttttttttttttgcattaacaAATTACTCCTGATGACTTTTCCTATCAAAAAATAGCAATACCTTACTAATCTTTGTCTTGACAGACCTTGGACACTATCTAAATAGCACCATTATGAAGTAACACTGTTACTATCATTGTCAAGGTTTTGGGAATAGCTTGtgacctgttttgtttttatatagaAGTTATATGTGAAAGATGTTGCAATTATCTTTTTCCTCTCACGTTCTGTTCAACCACCATTGTTTTTATATTCTTGTCTAAGCTGGAAACCCTACTACAGCCTGGAGAGCCAGTGAAATAGATATCTAAGAGCCAGGAATATAAGACTATTTTACTGTTATCTAAATGTTAACATCTTAATGGCTAAAATTAACTGAATATTGAGTGCTAAGAATGTAAGTTTCAGCTTCAGAAGCTGTATCCCCTTCCTTTTAGTAAATGCGTGACAAGCTCTAGtctgtaaaacattttgtacGGTTTTATGATAGAGCCAGAGGATACCATATTTGTCAAATCTGATCTttctaggttaaaaaaaaaagtgtacacATTTTCTGGGCAACCTActttaatttctcttcttcccctctacttttctaccaaaaaaagggggggggggggaagtaagGAAAGTAAGCACACACCTTTAGGCTTTGTTAGTATTAAAAGACAATATACactaaagatttaaaaaatagtccTGTGCTATAATGACACAGAGTTGTTACAGTTTTTGCATTGCCACTAGAGGTCAGCGTGACCGCGGCTTGGTAGACTTGCTGCTTCGTTTAAAACCTAGGTAGCACGTGGTTCTGTTGGAAACATGTATTATCTGCATGTGAAAAATTTGTAATAGTGTTTCTTGAGGAGttagcagcaaaaaaaaaaatcagtaaagcGTTTCTAGGTGTTATAAACATTGTTTATAAAATTAACGCACAATCACATGTGAATTAACATCGGATGAACTCAGAAATTCCACTAAATGAAGGTGAGAAACTGTAGCTGCAGTAAAGAATTATTATTCCTGGTGGTTTTGGCCAAATAGAAATGATGTACTTAATAGCATAGTAAAACTGGTGCAAGTTGGTGTAGTAAACAGTGGCTTACACAGCAGTATAAACTCATTTCATAAGCAGAGAAATATTGACTAAAAGTAGGAAGGTATTATGTTAAGCACATTGTCTTACTAGACTATTACAAATAGGTCCTTTCAGAGTCATATCTTGACAAACTGGAAGATGTTCAGAAATGAGTACAATCATTATTCTGTCCTGAAAAATTTGCTTCATAGGAGAGATGTAAGAATACTTAGATAGAAAAATAACTGCTAGTGGATTTTTCCATTACTTGATCGTGAATGGCTAGCAGTTCTATGGAAGTCTTTTTCTTAGAGatgctttttaatttacaaagcaAAGTCATATAAAAATCAATGGCTGGGTGCTGAGTTGAAGAAACTtgtcacagaaattaaatgtgcTCTGAGTTTGTCAGCTTATGTAGGTACAAGGTAAAACCTGTCATGTTTGATGTCCTTCACTTGCATTTTAGAAAGGCATTTATTATTCCACTGGAACCTGTGAACAGGTAAAAGTGCCACACAGGCCTCACTTCACTAGGGGAAGAGTGAAAAAATGTAATGTGCTAAACAATTAAGCGTGAGAAAAAATAAGCCTTGGTTGTAACAGGTCTTGACTGAGTGAAGTGTAAATCCCAGAAATATTCACCACAAACCCTTAATGTAGTTAAACTGGTTTCACTTCTCTGTACTAAAATGTGCACAATAAATCTTTCCTTCCTAATACACCGATACCCATGAAGAAAATTGGTGGTGTACTCATACAGTTGGTGGTACTTTCTGTCCTCAAGTGTGAATATAAATATCAAAAGcgaagagaaagcaaaataaatgttgtcACAAGTTCTTTGGTTATGTAAACACTTGAACTGTTACCAATGAAACATACTTGACAAGTCTGTGATTCCAAAACTTCTCTAACAACATAATTCAAATATCACAATCTTGAACATATCAAACTTGCTTTGTTGTAACAGTGTTATGTCTTGCATGTGCTTTTATCCATTTTAAAAGGCTCAAGTTCAAGTTTTGCCTTAGGAAAGAATTTTCTAAGCTAATAAGTCCTGGTGCTCAAGcacaagctttttttccttttttttttttttttgctaaagatGCATCGTTAACCCAGTTCTGTTATTTGGGGATTCTGTGGTACTGAAACAGGGGAATCGCTTGGTTTGAACCCTGGAAAGTTTGTTCAACCATCATTTTAGAATATCTGCATTCCTATGGtgatttatttaagaaaaaagaaaaggttgaaACAGTAAGACAGTTTTGAGGGAAAATCTATGCAGAATTGGacctttctttacttttttgtaacttgaaaaccttttattttgccAGGCATTTTGGTATACAAAGCGCACAGAATCATTGAGTCCTGTCAGGAAGCATTTATCTTGCGACTTTATCGCCAGAAGAACAAGCAAGGCTTCATTAAAGCTTTTACAGATAATGCAGTTGCATTTAACACTGGCTTTTGCCATGTGGAAAGAGTGATGAGAAATCTTTTTGTCAGGAAACTTTATCTGTGGCCAAGGTAAGGCACCTCTTTACCTCATTGGAGAGTTAAACTTAAAAAGAGATGAAGGATGTTACAATGGGTTCTGAAAAAATGAGACGTATGCAGTCACACTGCTCATGTGTGTTCCCTCTTGTATTCCCAAAGaaatttcattccatttttgACAGAAgtcaaaattaaatatgtgaGGGGCTGAACCTTATGGCATAGATGGTTTTCTGAGGCTGTTCATAAGATTGCAGTCTTCACATCtgcagaaactgattttttgcTATTAGCTTGTTTATGTTTAAAACAACTCTAATTGTAGTTTATACAAACTTTTGAATAATTGTAGGTCAAGCAGGCCATCCATGTAAATCTTAATAAGCTGTTTTCCTCTTAGATTTCATATAGCAGTGAACTCATTTTTAGAGAAGCATAAACCTGAAGTGGTGGAAATACATGTGTCAATGACCCCTGCTATGCTTGCTATCCAGACTTCAATCCTGGACATTTTGAATGCATGTCTGAGAGAACTCAAACGTTATAATCCAGCCCTTGAAGTAGAAGATCTGTCTTTAGAAAATGCTATTGGTAAACCTTTTGACAAGGTAACCATTTTGATTGTTTTGCTGTGTCTAACTAAAGGGATGTGGGTCTTCAAACTCTCTGCCATGCAAGCAAATATTTGTTACAAATAACCAGCAACAACTGAGTAGTCTCCCATGACATGTTTATTACTGGTACAAGGAGAGAAACTGTTGATCTGTTAACAGTGACATTATAGTTGCCAGTAGGGTTTTTGGTGTATTTGGTATTATTGGTCTTCCTTCATTGCCTAAGTCCCTACAGTAAGAACGTCCTGATTCATGGTTGGTTGTTTATTATTGTTATAAACATGGCTGCAATTTCAGCTCAAAACACTGTAGAGGTACGTATGTAGTTATTTCCCCCACCcgcttcttttcttcttgaattccctgcttgtattttttattttctctattagGAGAAGCACTGTATATAATACCTaacatgcacatgcatgcatCTGTTGTATCTTTTAATTGTTATATTTGTCATTAATTGTGTGCATAGTTAGTTTTGGCGGATCTGCAATGTTTGGCATACATATGCTTTCTGTAGGGTAAAATCATAAACTTCAACCATCATAGTGAAACACGGCAATTTAATCTAGATGTGAGGCCTTCTGTACTTTAAATGTTcggaggaatttttttcttatgctctGTAGGTTGCATATCTGCGTGGTACTCATCTTATTATAAtgtcatttaattttcaaaatgtttttcactttaCCTAAGTAAAGCATACTCGATACTAAACACAGAGGCCAGTACCAGTAAAGTAAGGAGTTTTagggggtttttggttggttggttttgtacccatgttttattattatatggaaaggaaaatatgtagTGAAAGCATTAAATGATAAACATCTGCTAATTGCTGAAATGTTTTACATAAAGGCATCTATACTATATTAACTTGCACTTGATTACTTATTAAAACAATTATCTCACCATCACATCTTCAACTGGCTACATTTAATAACTTCGGGAAACTAGTGGCATCCCCTGTAAAGGAAAAAACTGCATTCTTATCTTGATTAGTGTCCTACATATTTGACATCCTGAACTTTCCAATTTATATTTCTAGACAATATGTCACTATTTGGATCCTCTCTGGCATCAGCTTGGAGCAAAGACAAAATCTTTGGTCCAGGATTTGAAGATACTACGTACTTTGCTACTGTATCTTACGCAGTATGATTGTGTCACTTTCCTTAATCTTCTGGAGTCActgaaagcaagtgaaaaagcTTTTGGTGAGAATTCAGGTAAATACCGAACAACCACACAAGTTAATGCATGAAACAGTGAAACgttgatatttttaattaacgTTCCCAAACATATGAAGGTATCTAATTAGGTTTTATATAACCAGCCATAAGGACGTAGGTTTTTATTGACAGATAATGCCTTCATCTTCCCACTTAACTGCTGTTACATAACAGTGTGAGATTTGCATTGCGTTTCTGTCCCTTGTTGAGCTCATAGTTACACAGCAAGCAGGTGGCACAGGTATTCCAGATGAGAAATTTGGGGCTTTTACTGGAAAGGGTTGAAACACATCCACACTGCAAATGTCAAACTGctactgctttcttttcctcttcaggtTGGCTGTTTCTTGACTCCAGTACTTCGATGTTTATAAATGCTCGAGCTAGAGTTTATCGCATTGCAGATGAGAAACTGAATCAGAAAGGCAAAATCTCTGAAAAAAGTGatgtaaagaaggaaaatggtaCTGATCATTCCTAATTTTGAGAGTGTCACACGATTTCAAATGCTCTGCATATTATTACTTGTGCTATGGTTCCCTACATGATCGTACACAGCTCAGGATCTCAATCTGTTAGCTGGGATAAGCTGAGACGTAATCTTAGTTCAAAAAGTATAtaataaacaacagaaaacagagtcACAAAGAAGTAAGGGGTTCTTCTAAGCTTGCTCAGCTGATCATTTGAAGAGCTTTTATAGAATTGTTCTTGAATTACATTGGTGTTTAGCTCgatcattttttattttatgtggaGGGGTAGGAGGCTGCTGTTACTNNNNNNNNNNNNNNNNNNNNNNNNNNNNNNNNNNNNNNNNNNNNNNNNNNNNNNNNNNNNNNNNNNNNNNNNNNNNNNNNNNNNNNNNNNNNNNNNNNNNNNNNNNNNNNNNNNNNNNNNNNNNNNNNNNNNNNNNNNNNNNNNNNNNNNNNNNNNNNNNNNNNNNNNNNNNNNNNNNNNNNNNNNNNNNNNNNNNNNNNATTTCCATGTGAACTTACCCTCAGACTGTTACTACGGTATTTTCAAGGACCCACTCACAATTATTCATCCGTTGCAAGGTTGCAGTGATCCTTACGCGCTCACTCGGGTACTGCATGAAGTAGAACCAAGATATGTTGTATTATATGATGCAGAACTAACTTTTGTTCGGCAGCTGGAAATCTACAAAGCAAGCAGGCCTGGGAAGCCTTTGAGGCAAGTTGACTTGGTCAGTCTAATTTtagtcttaaaagaaaaataaaagtccaCTTTCAGCAGTCAAGGCAGAACATGCATCTAGTGATTTTCTTTAGCTACCTTTTAATTCCTGTTTAGCCCCCTAACAGAAacttacctttaaaaaaaaatacaataagcTTCATTTTTGATTTAATGAATTTTCACATTTCCTGATGTCTGGTTATGCTGAAGACCAGAAAttgtaacagaaaaagaagtaaaggaaaatgcaataaagaaaattagaagTATTTGCGGTTATACT
It encodes:
- the ERCC4 gene encoding DNA repair endonuclease XPF; amino-acid sequence: MAALLEYESQIFLDLFHQDGLVICARGLGIDRLLLRFLRLYCEPASLVLVLNTGPAEEEYFIDQLRSDGVVHLPRRVTNEITNNTRYEFYTQGGVIFATSRILVVDFLTDRIPANLITGILVYKAHRIIESCQEAFILRLYRQKNKQGFIKAFTDNAVAFNTGFCHVERVMRNLFVRKLYLWPRFHIAVNSFLEKHKPEVVEIHVSMTPAMLAIQTSILDILNACLRELKRYNPALEVEDLSLENAIGKPFDKTICHYLDPLWHQLGAKTKSLVQDLKILRTLLLYLTQYDCVTFLNLLESLKASEKAFGENSGWLFLDSSTSMFINARARVYRIADEKLNQKGKISEKSDVKKENGTDHSFHVNLPSDCYYGIFKDPLTIIHPLQGCSDPYALTRVLHEVEPRYVVLYDAELTFVRQLEIYKASRPGKPLRVYFLIYGGSTEEQRYLTALRKEKEAFEKLIREKAGMVIPEEREGRDETNLDLIRDAKPASVSTDTRKAGGQEQKSVQQTVIVDMREFRSELPSLIHRRGIDIEPVTLEVGDYILTPDICVERKSISDLIGSLNNGRLYTQCVSMCRYYKRPILLIEFDPKKSFSLIPRGSLHQEISSNDVTSKLTLLTLHFPKLRILWCPSPHATAELFEELKQNHPQPDAETAMAVTADSEILPESDKYNPGPQDFLLKMPGINAKNCRALMNHVKSMAELVTLPKDELSKILGNAANATQLFDFIHLTYGEAVSKGKSKR